The Limibacillus halophilus genome has a window encoding:
- a CDS encoding 4-hydroxyproline epimerase has protein sequence MKGHHTFFCIDGHTCGNPVRLVAGGGPLLQGASMSERRQDFLKHFDWIRTGLMFEPRGHDMMSGSILYPATREDCDIGVLYIETSGCLPMCGHGTIGTVTFAIERGLATPREPGLLRLETPAGRVDAYYTQNGAHVDSVRIVNIGSYLAAEGVTVDCPELGRLTVDISYGGNFYAIVEPQENYQDMAQLSPGDIQRLSPQLRRILNETLEVVHPENETIRGVSHILWTGAPTVAGADARNAVFYGDKAIDRSPCGTGTSARMAQLAAKGRLKVGDSFVHESIIGSLFKGRVESETTVGNKPGIIPSIEGWARITGFNTIFIDERDPFAEGFLVV, from the coding sequence ATGAAGGGCCATCACACCTTCTTCTGCATAGACGGACATACCTGCGGCAACCCGGTCAGGCTCGTGGCGGGCGGCGGGCCGCTTTTGCAGGGCGCCAGCATGAGCGAGCGACGCCAGGACTTCCTCAAGCACTTCGACTGGATTCGCACCGGCTTGATGTTCGAGCCGCGCGGACACGACATGATGTCCGGCTCCATCCTCTATCCGGCGACGCGCGAGGATTGCGACATCGGCGTCCTCTATATCGAGACCAGCGGTTGCCTGCCGATGTGCGGGCACGGCACCATCGGCACCGTCACCTTCGCCATCGAGCGTGGTTTGGCGACCCCGCGCGAACCCGGGCTGCTACGCCTGGAAACGCCGGCGGGCCGGGTGGATGCCTACTACACGCAAAACGGCGCGCATGTGGATTCGGTCCGCATCGTCAATATCGGCTCCTATCTGGCGGCCGAAGGCGTCACGGTCGACTGCCCGGAGCTAGGGCGCCTGACGGTCGATATCTCTTACGGCGGCAATTTTTACGCCATCGTCGAGCCGCAGGAGAATTACCAGGACATGGCCCAGCTTTCGCCGGGCGATATCCAGCGCCTCTCCCCGCAGTTGCGGCGCATTCTAAACGAGACACTGGAAGTGGTTCACCCGGAGAACGAAACCATCCGGGGCGTCAGCCACATCCTCTGGACCGGCGCGCCCACGGTCGCGGGCGCCGACGCGCGCAATGCGGTTTTCTATGGCGACAAGGCCATCGACCGCAGCCCCTGTGGCACCGGAACCTCGGCCCGCATGGCCCAGCTTGCCGCCAAGGGCCGTTTGAAGGTCGGCGACAGTTTCGTTCACGAATCGATCATCGGCTCGCTATTCAAGGGCCGGGTCGAGAGCGAAACGACGGTCGGTAACAAGCCGGGCATCATTCCTTCGATCGAGGGTTGGGCGCGCATCACCGGCTTCAACACGATCTTCATCGACGAGCGCGACCCCTTTGCCGAGGGCTTCCTCGTGGTTTAA
- a CDS encoding DUF1244 domain-containing protein: protein MSDDKTIQAEAAAFRRLVEHLRKRTDVQNIDLMNQAGFCRNCLSKWYHAALTDLGAEQEYEESRSEIYGMPYNEWKKRYHTEPTAEQQAEFLRSQSQANH from the coding sequence ATGAGCGACGATAAAACGATCCAGGCGGAAGCCGCGGCGTTTCGCAGGTTGGTCGAACACCTTCGCAAGCGCACCGACGTGCAGAACATCGACCTGATGAACCAAGCCGGTTTCTGCCGCAACTGCCTGTCGAAATGGTATCACGCCGCGCTCACGGATCTCGGCGCGGAACAGGAGTACGAGGAAAGCCGTTCGGAGATTTACGGCATGCCCTACAACGAATGGAAGAAGCGCTACCACACCGAGCCGACCGCCGAGCAACAGGCGGAGTTCCTGCGTAGCCAATCCCAAGCCAATCACTAA
- a CDS encoding DUF2312 domain-containing protein, translating into MADVAGVTGEQLKSYIERIERLEEEKKALAEDVKEVYAEAKGNGFDTKVMRKLISLRKMNASDRAEQEELLDLYKTAIGMA; encoded by the coding sequence ATGGCGGATGTCGCCGGCGTGACGGGTGAGCAGCTAAAATCCTACATCGAGCGCATCGAGCGCCTTGAAGAAGAGAAGAAAGCGCTGGCTGAAGACGTCAAGGAAGTCTATGCCGAAGCCAAAGGCAACGGTTTCGATACCAAGGTCATGCGCAAGCTGATCAGCCTCCGGAAGATGAACGCCAGCGACCGCGCTGAGCAGGAAGAACTCCTCGATCTCTACAAAACCGCCATCGGCATGGCGTAA